From Cricetulus griseus strain 17A/GY chromosome 1 unlocalized genomic scaffold, alternate assembly CriGri-PICRH-1.0 chr1_0, whole genome shotgun sequence, a single genomic window includes:
- the LOC100774822 gene encoding speckle-type POZ protein: protein MTEDRAAERWGYTEISVQKFSYIWTIRKFRFLLQERGDAIKSPTFSSGASDNDKWCLEILTNGFDEESKDYLSILLTLLSCPKSPVWARFQFSIMSVDGEKTKGMISPRFFKSTPNQQCGFKKFIHRDLFLSLESWLLPDNELTVLCDVDLAIQDSFINSEESTVPGIQGPRCTTADELGQLWENSLFTDCSLVVAGQEFGAHKAILAARSPVFRAMFEHDMEERRKNCAEIHDLEPQVFKAMMDFIYTGKVTVFHSMADSIPAAADKYGLERLKVMCEDPHLLAEAFSTWHLLTPLYWNPFPNA from the coding sequence ATGACAGAAGACCGGGCAGCGGAGAgatggggctacacagagatcaGTGTTCAGAAATTCTCCTACATTTGGACCATAAGGAAGTTCCGATTCTTGCTTCAGGAAAGAGGGGACGCCATTAAAAGTCCAACCTTCTCATCCGGAGCCAGTGACAACGACAAATGGTGTTTGGAAATACTGACAAACGGGTTCGACGAAGAAAGCAAAGATTACTTGTCAATTCTCCTAACATTGCTCAGCTGCCCAAAGAGCCCAGTATGGGCAAGGTTCCAGTTTTCGATCATGAGTGTTGACGGAGAGAAAACCAAAGGAATGATAAGCCCAAGATTCTTCAAGTCCACGCCAAATCAACAATGTGGATTCAAAAAGTTTATCCATCGAGATTTGTTCTTGAGTCTGGAGTCTTGGCTTCTCCCAGACAATGAACTCACTGTCTTATGTGATGTGGACCTGGCGATCCAAGACTCCTTCATCAACTCTGAGGAGAGCACGGTGCCAGGAATCCAGGGTCCAAGGTGCACGACGGCAGATGAGCTAGGACAGCTGTGGGAGAATTCTCTCTTCACAGACTGCAGCCTGGTGGTAGCTGGCCAGGAATTCGGAGCTCACAAGGCCATCTTAGCAGCTCGTTCTCCAGTTTTCAGAGCCATGTTTGAACATGacatggaggagagaagaaaaaactgCGCGGAGATCCATGATCTGGAGCCCCAAGTCTTCAAGGCAATGATGGACTTCATTTATACCGGGAAGGTAACAGTCTTCCACAGCATGGCAGATTCTATACCGGCAGCTGCTGACAAGTATGGCCTGGAGCGTTTGAAGGTCATGTGCGAGGATCCCCACTTATTGGCTGAGGCATTCAGTACTTGGCATCTGCTCACACCTCTTTACTGGAACCCCTTCCCAAACGCTTGA